A single Pochonia chlamydosporia 170 chromosome Unknown PCv3seq00011, whole genome shotgun sequence DNA region contains:
- a CDS encoding proteinase inhibitor I4 (similar to Metarhizium acridum CQMa 102 XP_007812975.1): MAPSSQEIGRVGWDMLKQQCGDRDTQETVILSPLSITIALGMLAGAADTRKKHDLCTKLGLQNAEELESVLHPLHNALCGNVKGGPLALANGVFTDTSVTLYSKYQEFLAGFNAEFTQYPSLEGAVDEINKWISDNTRGLIQDMLSAALLRNCHLALVNAIGFKGTWKTQFDRSNTRKETFFVTPNETKDVNMMFLHQQRISFLETSTYKAAQLPYQLPASYPQTSLLAYLPNEGKSVGDVLDEIADHGSSISRFSEGKYHKFGFPKFEIESSFSLVDTLEKLGYPIGGVYPNMADGPNQVQTILHQALVKVDEEGTEAAAATAVLMTRSIPVAPKILIFNRPFVFAIVSDKPKAVLFAGVYSGK; encoded by the coding sequence ATGGCGCCATCGTCTCAAGAAATCGGCCGAGTTGGCTGGGATATGCTCAAGCAGCAATGCGGTGATCGCGATACCCAAGAGACGGTTATTCTATCACCTCTATCCATCACAATTGCGCTGGGAATGCTTGCCGGCGCAGCAGACACCCGCAAGAAACACGACTTGTGTACAAAACTCGGTCTTCAAAACGCAGAGGAGCTGGAATCTGTCCTTCACCCGCTACACAACGCGCTGTGTGGCAACGTCAAAGGCGGTcctttggcattggcgaACGGAGTATTTACCGACACAAGCGTCACGCTCTATTCCAAGTATCAAGAGTTCTTGGCCGGATTCAACGCAGAATTCACTCAGTATCCCAGCCTTGAGGGTGCCGTCGATGAAATCAATAAGTGGATTTCAGATAATACCCGCGGATTGATTCAAGACATGCTGTCAGCGGCCCTGTTGCGGAATTGTCATTTGGCCCTGGTGAATGCTATCGGCTTCAAGGGCACGTGGAAAACGCAGTTCGATCGGAGTAATACCAGAAAGGAGACATTTTTTGTCACCCCAAATGAAACAaaagatgtcaacatgatgtTCCTTCATCAGCAAAGGATATCGTTCTTGGAGACTTCGACTTACAAGGCAGCTCAGCTGCCTTACCAACTACCCGCTTCATATCCGCAGACGTCACTCCTCGCATATCTTCCAAACGAGGGAAAGTCGGTCGGCGATGTGTTAGACGAGATAGCTGACCACGGTAGCTCCATTTCCCGATTTTCGGAAGGAAAATACCACAAATTCGGCTTCCCCAAGTTCGAGATTGAAAGCAGCTTCTCCCTGGTCGATAcgttggagaagcttggctACCCCATTGGGGGCGTATACCCAAACATGGCTGATGGTCCGAATCAAGTGCAGACTATTCTTCACCAAGCGTTGGTCAAAGTGGATGAAGAGGGgacagaagcagcagctgccacGGCAGTACTTATGACACGGAGTATCCCAGTTGCTCCAAAGATCCTGATCTTTAACCGGCCGTTTGTGTTTGCGATTGTCAGTGACAAGCCAAAGGCCGTCCTGTTTGCAGGCGTATACTCTGGTAAATAG
- a CDS encoding NB-ARC and TPR domain-containing protein (similar to Cordyceps militaris CM01 XP_006672502.1) — translation MASTQPPRRNADEPASLPCFIYPTSRTVPFFDRTEDIIQIDRYFNNREQDADQPFRSLTLYGIGGVGKSSIALRYAETRIRRKELDAMFWVAGEKEVTIRQSFTDIAVQLELPGSHPKDHDQNRTVVLDWLQNTDCRWLLIFDNVESVELLMTYWPTAARGQAVITTRNHSLACYPSDSGLEIKGWDNETGSQFLAHLLSTDIGKQLTEEEFRSTHELSHSLSGHALALSLMAGLIHRRSWSIQEFVEVYEKQPQKVHGIFGNNSINALWDMSFRSLSKRASAILGTLAFLSPDNIPQALFEPKEPTAFPESLQFCQDPFDFSYEIESLMTLGLVKRNREQRTFSMHRLVQKSFKHFMSAEDRQRSFNDAALLVSAAFPRKDAEFAQLYHSWKACSRYLPHVLSLRDFFGEERATHPKFTALVEYCRLNNACQRYLIETNGCNDLLDLLEVNSMAIRTIPLQERSTQIELEGDLASHSGQALARVGRTQDGVKQLKLAYELFATEQPRNLREEAWCAENLADGIASTNNFRDAVALQEKAREHWLHWAKDNSEDKTEWPAILKWGMGTNLVWAGQTQRSKNILTQGLVQLEAAKPYNWAMVAYTNYSLGTVYRAERDFESAERHFTEAYNKWISGDNLLSDPFCGACVYRMGCAALDQDKVETAIKHLREAAVITERHKIRMPVEHARSLFKLSEALAREPRDRKASKRLHEESTNLLVSRFPQVEITDQEKTYDDLIFIWWR, via the exons ATGGCGTCCACACAGCCGCCTCGCCGTAATGCAGATGAGCCGGCAAGCCTTCCTTGTTTCATATATCCCACCTCGAGAACGGTTCCGTTTTTTGATCGTACCGAGGACATCATACAAATTGACAGGTACTTCAATAACAGAGAACAAGATGCTGACCAGCCATTTCGCTCCCTCACATTATATGGTATCGGTGGGGTCGGCAAGAGTTCCATTGCTCTACGTTACGCGGAGACTAGGATTCGTCGCAAGGAACTCGATGCCATGTTTTGGGTAGCGGGTGAGAAGGAGGTCACCATTCGCCAAAGCTTCACTGATATCGCCGTGCAATTGGAACTTCCGGGGTCACACCCGAAAGACCATGATCAAAACAGGACCGTAGTATTGGACTGGCTTCAAAACACAG ACTGCCGTTGGCTCTTGATTTTTGACAACGTTGAGTCTGTTGAGTTGCTGATGACATACTGGCCAACGGCCGCTCGTGGCCAGGCAGTCATCACCACTCGAAACCACAGCCTCGCATGTTATCCCAGCGATAGTGGACTCGAAATCAAGGGATGGGACAATGAGACTGGATCTCAGTTCTTGGCTCACCTGCTCTCAACTGATATTGGTAAGCAGCTTACTGAAGAAGAATTCCGTAGCACCCATGAGCTCTCTCACAGTCTCAGTGGCCATGCCCTCGCGCTGTCCCTGATGGCTGGTCTAATCCATCGACGCTCCTGGTCTATTCAAGAGTTTGTTGAAGTGTATGAGAAGCAGCCACAAAAGGTACATGGTATATTTGGCAACAATTCAATCAACGCGCTTTGGGATATGTCGTTTCGTTCTCTCAGCAAAAGGGCAAGTGCGATTCTTGGCACACTGGCCTTTCTTTCCCCAGATAACATTCCTCAAGCTCTTTTTGAACCTAAAGAGCCAACAGCTTTCCCTGAATCACTCCAATTCTGCCAAGATCCTTTCGATTTCTCATACGAAATCGAGTCCCTGATGACTTTGGGCCTGGTAAAGCGAAACAGGGAGCAACGGACATTTTCCATGCACAGACTTGTGCAAAAATCATTCAAACACTTTATGAGCGCCGAAGACCGCCAGAGGAGTTTCAACGATGCGGCTCTACTGGTATCTGCGGCCTTTCCACGCAAGGACGCCGAGTTTGCACAGCTGTACCATTCGTGGAAAGCTTGCTCTCGCTATCTGCCACATGTACTTAGTTTGAGGGATTTCTTCGGTGAAGAAAGAGCAACACATCCTAAGTTCACGGCATTGGTCGAATATTGTAGACTGAACAATGCGTGCCAACG CTATCTCATTGAAACCAATGGGTGCAACGATCTCCTTGACCTATTAGAAGTCAACAGCATGGCGATTCGCACGATCCCTCTCCAAGAACGGAGTACCCAGATCGAACTTGAAGGCGACTTGGCGTCTCACAGTGGCCAGGCCCTGGCACGAGTAGGGAGAACTCAAGACGGGGTCAAGCAGCTAAAGTTGGCGTACGAGCTCTTTGCCACGGAGCAGCCACGCAATCTCCGGGAGGAAGCATGGTGTGCTGAGAACCTCGCGGATGGCATCGCCTCGACGAACAATTTCCGGGATGCCGTGGCGCTCCAAGAAAAAGCCCGGGAGCATTGGCTGCACTGGGCCAAGGACAACAGCGAAGACAAGACAGAATGGCCTGCAATACTGAAATGGGGAATGGGCACCAATCTAGTCTGGGCAGGGCAAACACAACGCTCAAAAAATATTCTCACTCAGGGTCTTGTTCAGCTGGAAGCAGCTAAGCCGTACAACTGGGCCATGGTTGCATA TACTAACTACTCGCTCGGTACTGTTTACCGAGCCGAGAGGGACTTCGAGTCGGCAGAGAGACATTTCACAGAGGCTTACAATAAATGGATTTCAGGAGACAACCTTCTCTCTGACCCGTTTTGCGGAGCATGTGTATATCGAATGGGCTGCGCGGCTCTTGATCAAGATAAAGTGGAAACTGCCAT AAAGCATCTGCGAGAAGCCGCTGTCATCACCGAGAGACACAAGATAAGGATGCCAGTGGAGCATGCCAGGTCACTTTTTAAACTATCTGAAGCTCTTGCGAGAGAGCCGAGAGACAGAAAAGCCTCGAAGAGACTTCATGAAGAGTCAACCAACCTTCTCGTATCTCGATTTCCTCAAGTAGAGATTACAGACCAAGAGAAGACCTACGACGATCTAATTTTCATTTGGTGGAGATGA
- a CDS encoding peptidase A1 (similar to Metarhizium robertsii ARSEF 23 XP_007817368.2), giving the protein MQTFGAFLVSLLVAGTTALPASNADTLSVKVARNPDFVPNGPLALAKAYLKYDTPMPKELSDVLDKLNINLKRGDTGTVTNFPQPDQYDREYLAEVDIGTPPQKLYLDFDTGSSDLWVFSTETPSNEVKGQTLWSPAKSTSAKKLQGYTWKISYADKSGSSGDVYQDVVSIGGLTVKNQAVESAQQVSAQFTNSPPKSSGLLGLGFDNINRVKPQSQKTWFSNIKSSLKAPLFTSYLKAGAEGTYNFGYIDSNQYTGNITYTSADGSRGYWGFTSTGYQVGSSGFQSESINGIADTGTSLLLLPNDVVQAYWSQVNGAYYDQNAPGYIFTCGTSLPDFSFGIENTAITVPGKYMSYGYADPDANTCYGGIQSDNGGLTIFGDVGLKASFVVYDAGNMQLGWAQGK; this is encoded by the exons ATGCAGACCTTTGGAGCTTTTCTTGTCTCCTTGCTCGTGGCGGGCACAACCGCTCTACCAGCTTCCAATGCTGATACCTTATCAGTGAAAGTTGCTAGAAATCCAGACTTCGTTCCTAATGGTCCTCTCGCCCTGGCCAAAGCATATCTCAAATATGATACTCCCATGCCAAAAGAGTTGTCGGATGTTCTTGACAAGTTGAACATAAATCTGAAGCGTGGCGACACCGGAACTGTCACGAACTTTCCCCAACCAGATCAATATGATCGCGAGTACCTTGCTGAAGTAGACATTGGCACGCCACCTCAGAAGCTCTACCTGGACTTTGATACCGGCTCCAGCGATTTGTGGGTTTTCAGTACTGAGACTCCCAGCAATGAGGTCAAGGGACAGACTCTCTGGAGTCCTGCAAAGAGCACTTCTGCCAAGAAGTTACAGGGATACACCTGGAAGATCAGCTATGCCGACAAGAGCGGTTCCAGCGGGGATGTCTACCAGGACGTCGTGAGCATTGGCGGCTTGACCGTCAAGAACCAGGCAGTTGAGTCTGCTCAGCAAGTGTCAGCTCAGTTTACCAACAGCCCTCCCAAATCATCCGGACTTTTGGGCCTTGGTTTTGACAACATCAATCGTGTGAAGCCACAGAGTCAGAAGACATGGTTCTCAAACATCAAGTCAAGCTTGAAGGCTCCTCTGTTTACATCTTACCTCAAGGCCGGTGCTG AGGGCACTTACAACTTTGGTTACATTGACAGCAACCAATACACCGGGAACATCACTTACACCTCCGCGGATGGTAGTCGCGGATACTGGGGCTTCACGTCTACTGGATACCAAGTCGGTTCGAGTGGATTCCAGAGTGAGAGTATCAATGGAATCGCCGACACAGGTACCAGCTTGCTCCTGTTGCCAAATGATGTTGTGCAGGCATATTGGTCCCAGGTCAACGGAGCTTACTACGACCAGAATGCCCCAGGCTACATCTTTACTTGCGGCACTTCTCTTCCTGATTTCTCTTTTGGCATTGAGAATACAGCCATCACTGTTCCCGGAAAGTACATGAGCTACGGTTACGCGGACCCCGATGCCAACACTTGCTATGGAGGAATCCAGAGCGATAATGGCGGCCTTACCAtctttggtgatgttggccTGAAGGCTTCATTCGTTGTTTATGATGCTGGCAACATGCAGCTGGGTTGGGCTCAGGGTAAATAA
- a CDS encoding glutamine synthetase, catalytic domain-containing protein, protein MSSDQEKLQEFLRVNKNIKFIRIQWIDYSGVLRVRFVPMARCLRIASGSEIIHLAQNSMIIPISTAPRIFSLSDYHETWNLCPDWSSLRPCGFKFGHAAAMSFVDQQDAVKRFDKCPRMLLVKAIEQLENEWGSTILIGFEIEFVLLDASDNVIQPMDRLNGYSRPAGLRAETLKLVEEIITALELSSISIHHFHAEVNDQLEIALAPEPALKAVDSLILAQEAIRTICVRQNIKATMTPKPTMTGPSNGLHLHLSLDKLDHALVDHFVAGILDHMGSLCAFGMANYDGYVRSVSDATGTWIGFGTDNRDLPVRKISDLHWEVRMMDGTANPYLFTATVVLAGLDGLRKKTVLAWKDCKFFPDVMDEKMRADHGMDKHMPVTLKEALHSLKEDEAMRSLVGDDLLKWYISVKDKEVEEFGKMTDEERRKRFLEYF, encoded by the coding sequence ATGTCATCAGACCAGGAAAAGCTTCAAGAATTTCTCCGGGTGAACAAAAACATCAAATTCATTCGCATACAATGGATCGACTACTCTGGTGTATTGCGTGTCCGCTTCGTTCCCATGGCCCGCTGCCTTCGAATTGCCAGCGGCAGTGAGATCATTCATCTCGCTCAAAACAGCATGATCATTCCCATCTCTACTGCTCCCAGAATCTTTTCCCTCAGCGACTATCACGAAACTTGGAACTTGTGCCCGGACTGGTCCTCCCTACGTCCTTGCGGTTTCAAATTCGGCCATGCGGCTGCAATGAGCTTTGTCGACCAACAGGATGCTGTGAAGAGGTTTGACAAGTGTCCCCGCATGCTTCTAGTTAAGGCAATTGAGCAACTAGAGAATGAATGGGGATCAACAATATTGATCGGCTTTGAGATCGAGTTTGTGCTTCTAGACGCATCAGACAACGTTATTCAACCCATGGATCGGCTGAACGGCTACTCAAGACCAGCGGGACTGCGTGCCGAGACGTTGAAATTGGTCGAAGAGATCATCACCGCTCTTGAGCTGTCATCCATCAGCATTCACCACTTTCATGCGGAAGTCAACGACCAACTGGAGATTGCTCTTGCCCCGGAGCCAGCACTGAAGGCTGTTGACTCCCTTATTCTGGCACAAGAAGCTATTCGTACAATATGCGTACGACAAAACATCAAAGCGACAATGacaccaaaaccaaccatGACAGGACCCTCAAATGGCCTGCATCTCCACCTTTCTCTTGATAAGCTTGACCATGCCCTGGTGGATCATTTCGTGGCCGGCATTCTTGATCATATGGGCTCACTCTGCGCCTTTGGCATGGCAAACTATGATGGCTACGTTCGCTCGGTCAGCGACGCTACCGGGACATGGATCGGATTCGGCACCGATAATCGTGACCTACCTGTACGAAAGATCAGTGACTTGCACTGGGAGGTTCGCATGATGGACGGTACTGCAAATCCGTACTTGTTCACCGCCACCGTTGTGCTAGCCGGGCTAGATGGGCTTAGGAAGAAGACTGTTCTGGCTTGGAAAGACTGCAAGTTCTTCCCAGACGTAATGGACGAAAAGATGCGAGCAGACCACGGAATGGACAAGCACATGCCAGTAACGTTGAAAGAGGCGCTGCATTCGTTAAAGGAGGATGAAGCTATGAGGAGTTTGGTTGGGGATGACTTGCTCAAGTGGTATATCTCCGTAAAGGACAAAGAGGTAGAAGAGTTCGGGAAAATGACTGACGAGGAAAGACGAAAGCGGTTCTTAGAGTATTTTTAG
- a CDS encoding Acyl-coenzyme A:6-aminopenicillanic-acid-acyltransferase (similar to Cordyceps militaris CM01 XP_006670669.1): protein MLQISCAGLPREIGLEHGRKAAALIQGSVSFYSKYFVETSKMDWEAACATASKFLPVLEQRAPDLVEEMQGIAEGSGVPFESILALNVRTEIAMGLMNDGCTSVAWCSEKFSVAGQNWDWMDAQKDRLVILHIKSASRHGTTKPAISTVTEAGIVGKIGLNSAGVAVFLNAIFAKGVNYNKLPVHIALRSALETRSRADAVALLESRGVAAASHILVAGDGATSLEFSATGSTRSDTNDGYLGHTNHYVREHGGEDLIKMKDSVPRMARVSQLMDEAAMTVKQSPDISPITILGNILKDEHDFPVSINRQSAGDNPASTLFTILVDLRAKIATVNLGRPTEPEGTWILAPVE, encoded by the exons ATGCTGCAAATATCCTGCGCAGGATTACCTCGCGAG ATTGGTCTCGAACATGGCCGAAAAGCCGCCGCCCTAATCCAAGGCAGCGTCAGTTTCTATAGCAAATATTTTGTGGAAACTAGCAAGATGGACTGGGAAGCTGCCTGTGCTACCGCCTCAAAGTTTCTCCCGGTCCTTGAGCAGCGAGCCCCAGACTTAGTTGAAGAAATGCAAG GTATCGCCGAGGGTTCAGGGGTTCCATTTGAGTCTATCCTGGCTCTGAATGTGAGAACGGAGATTGCAATGGGTCTCATGAATGATGGATGCACATCAGTCGCTTGGTGTTCGGAGAAGTTCAGTGTAGCTGGACAAAATTGGGAT TGGATGGATGCCCAAAAAGACAGACTAGTCATACTACACATCAAGTCAGCAAGCAGGCACGGCACAACCAAGCCTGCAATTAGTACCGTCACTGAAGCCGGCATCGTGGGTAAAATCGGGCTGAACAGCGCCGGCGTCGCAGTCTTTCTGAACGCCATTTTCGCCAAAGGCGTCAACTACAACAAGCTACCAGTGCATATTGCCCTGCGAAGTGCACTGGAAACTCGGTCTCGTGCGGATGCCGTCGCACTTTTGGAATCACGAGGCGTTGCCGCAGCTTCACATATTCTCGTTGCTGGGGATGGCGCGACATCACTCGAGTTTAGTGCTACCGGATCAACTCGATCTGATACGAATGATGGTTATTTAGGCCATACTAATCATTATGTCCGTGAACATGGCGGTGAAGATctcatcaagatgaaggatTCTGTCCCTCGTATGGCTCGCGTTTCTCAATTGATGGACGAAGCAGCCATGACTGTGAAACAATCCCCAGATATATCACCTATCACAATTTTAGGAAATATCCTGAAAGACGAGCATGATTTCCCAGTGTCCATCAATAGACAGAGTGCTGGTGACAATCCTGCGTCAACCCTTTTCACGATTTTGGTCGACTTGAGGGCGAAAATCGCGACGGTGAATCTGGGGCGACCAACTGAACCCGAAGGCACCTGGATATTGGCCCCTGTTGAATGA
- a CDS encoding Na/K ATPase alpha 1 subunit (similar to Neosartorya fischeri NRRL 181 XP_001261377.1) — protein sequence MPEDTASPAGETVEKEGDRDLRIVFDDAAHPRGRTADQGRRRDSRSQSRRRSMSRDGITTAPYSGLPITYRTLSIQVAESRKVETDNIADAKANKKEDEDYFSNLTFHQLQPDQLCQQLNVSDVSGLSESSAANRLQRDGGNTLPKPKTNYLKKILMYVFGGFCSVLWVGVVVFFVCWKPLSNPPSPTNLALAILVIMVIMLQAGFSAFQDWSTSRTMKSITDLLPSEALVMRDGQLKKMPATQLVSGDVVHLKIGNKVPADMRLISHSGDIRFDRAVLTGEPDEIEGAVDMTDENFLESRNIALMGTLVVNGSGVGVVVLTGPRSVMGRIAKATAATEERATLIQKEIWRFVYIIVALTICLALLILFTWVGWLRRDHFEYMNVVAMLNNVMSCVVAFIPEGMPVAVALTLMMVARKMKAVNILPKGLATVETLGCVNVICSDKTGTLTQNQMHVNSASFIDEPIELDEFYKTLNSEKPKASSTRLLAAASSCNDATFDPTTMNLPVSSREVQGNATDAAVLRFAATAKSAEFGTAVVPRLFQIAFNSKNKWMLTLHRKEADTNSSANEFQVFVKGAPDVLLPTCTKYWSKKSDSVQPMDEAARAAFKTYQDKLSRNAERVIVLCEKTIVATNAPGTNAFSDEIALTATEDLTIVGILGIIDPARPETAHTVAECRRAGARFFMVTGDYGLTAAAIARNTGIFTSEQDPDTIVTIKGGKHLSAPELALARTTGERHSLLLEGRDLGNLIQEDWDVICEYGEIVFARTTPEQKLRIVEEFRKRDNVVAVTGDGVNDAPALRAADVGVAIVTGSDVAIEAADLVLLDKFDSIIEAIRWGRLVFQNLQKVIAYLLPAGSWSEIWPVLVNVFFGVPLPLSSFLMIIICVFTDLFLSLSLIMEKEEFDLLSLPPRNHKKDHLISLKIYIQAYLFTGFMETCTAHAMFFLYYWKEAGIPISSLFFAFEKYTDGFYGYTQDELTHFNAVGQGVYFVTLVILQWGNILAVRNRRLSILQADPITEKRRNPWLILSMVISLAIAIFVTEVPGIQNLFGTASVPIQFWFIPIPLALGILCMDEIRKLIVRLFPNGPVAKIAW from the coding sequence ATGCCCGAAGACACTGCCAGCCCTGCTGGTGAAACAGTCGAAAAAGAAGGGGACCGTGACCTTCgcattgtctttgatgatgcagctCACCCTAGGGGGAGAACTGCAGATCAGGGTCGACGCAGGGACTCCCGCTCTCAGTCCCGCCGCAGGTCCATGAGCCGCGATGGCATCACGACTGCCCCCTATTCCGGCCTCCCTATTACCTACCGGACTCTATCTATTCAAGTGGCCGAATCTCGCAAAGTCGAAACAGACAATATTGCTgatgccaaagcaaacaagaaagaggacgaagatTACTTTTCAAACTTGACCttccatcaactccaacctGATCAGCTGTGCCAGCAACTCAATGTATCTGATGTATCAGGTCTTTCAGAGAGCTCTGCTGCCAACAGGCTCCAGAGGGATGGCGGCAACAcactgccaaagccaaagacaAACTACCTCAAGAAGATTTTGATGTATGTCTTTGGTGGCTTCTGCTCCGTCCTCTGGGTGGGTGTtgttgtcttcttcgtctgctgGAAGCCGCTGAGCAACCCACCCTCGCCGACCAATCTTGCCCTCGCTATTCTTGTCATCATGGTCATTATGCTTCAAGCTGGCTTCTCTGCCTTCCAAGATTGGTCCACATCCAGGACCATGAAGTCCATTACCGACTTGCTGCCATCAGAGGCCCTCGTCATGAGAGATGGGCAATTGAAAAAGATGCCCGCCACTCAGCTTGTCAGCGGGGATGTTGTCCATCTCAAGATTGGTAACAAAGTACCGGCCGATATGCGTCTCATCAGCCACTCTGGAGATATTCGATTCGATCGTGCCGTGCTCACCGGCGAGCCTGACGAGATCGAGGGTGCTGTTGACATGACTGACGAAAACTTCTTGGAAAGCCGCAACATTGCACTCATGGGAACATTGGTAGTCAACGGAAGCGGCGTGGGCGTTGTTGTCCTGACTGGTCCTCGATCTGTAATGGGTCGTATTGCCAAGGCGACTGCCGCAACCGAAGAGCGCGCAACCTTGATTCAGAAAGAAATCTGGCGATTTGTTTACATCATTGTTGCTCTTACTATTTGTTTGGCACTTTTGATCCTCTTCACCTGGGTTGGTTGGTTACGCCGGGATCATTTCGAATACATGAATGtcgtcgccatgttgaaCAATGTCATGAGCTGCGTTGTTGCCTTTATCCCTGAAGGCATGCCCGTGGCTGTTGCTCTGACACTGATGATGGTTGCGAGAAAGATGAAAGCAGTCAATATCCTGCCAAAGGGTCTTGCTACTGTTGAAACCCTTGGATGTGTCAACGTCATCTGCTCTGATAAGACTGGTACCTTGACCCAAAACCAAATGCACGTCAACTCTGCCTCTTTCATCGACGAGCCGATCGAACTCGACGAATTCTACAAAACCTTAAACAGTGAGAAGCCCAAAGCCAGCTCTACCAGACTGCTTGCAGCGGCATCTTCTTGCAATGATGCGACATTCGACCCTACGACCATGAACCTGCCGGTGTCTAGTCGTGAGGTCCAAGGAAATGCTACTGATGCTGCTGTTCTCCGATTCGCAGCCACTGCCAAGAGCGCAGAGTTTGGCACAGCTGTTGTTCCTCGTCTCTTCCAGATTGCCTTCAACTCCAAGAACAAGTGGATGCTCACCTTGCATCGCAAAGAAGCTGACACGAACTCTTCGGCAAACGAATTCCAAGTATTCGTCAAGGGTGCTCCTGATGTTCTCTTGCCAACATGCACAAAGTATTGGTCCAAAAAGTCCGACTCAGTTCAACCGATGGACGAGGCTGCCCGAGCTGCTTTCAAAACATATCAAGACAAGCTTTCGAGAAATGCGGAACGTGTTATTGTCCTCTGTGAGAAGACCATCGTTGCTACAAATGCCCCCGGTACCAATGCTTTCAGCGACGAGATTGCACTCACTGCTACGGAGGATCTCACTATTGTTGGAATTCTGGGTATAATCGATCCTGCTCGTCCCGAAACCGCTCACACAGTTGCGGAATGCAGACGTGCCGGTGCTCGATTCTTCATGGTCACCGGTGATTATGGCCttaccgccgccgccatcgcTCGCAACACTGGTATTTTCACTAGTGAGCAGGATCCTGATACAATTGTGACTATCAAAGGCGGAAAACACCTTTCTGCCCCAGAGCTTGCGCTGGCCCGAACCACTGGTGAACGACACAGCCTGTTGCTTGAAGGCCGGGATCTGGGCAATCTGATCCAAGAAGATTGGGATGTTATCTGCGAATATGGAGAAATCGTGTTCGCCAGAACTACCCCGGAACAAAAGCTGCGTATCGTTGAGGAGTTTCGCAAACGTGACAACGTCGTTGCAGTCACTGGCGATGGTGTAAATGACGCGCCTGCTCTGAGAGCGGCTGATGTTGGCGTGGCAATTGTTACTGGCAGCGATGTTGCTATCGAGGCGGCTGATCTGGTTCTTTTGGATAAATTCGATTCCATTATCGAGGCTATTCGCTGGGGAAGACTGGTGTTCCAGAATCTGCAAAAAGTCATTGCCTATCTGCTCCCTGCTGGTTCTTGGTCCGAGATCTGGCCTGTCTTGGtcaacgtcttcttcggTGTACCCCTGCCTCTCAGCTCATTCCTCATGATCATCATTTGCGTCTTCACCGACTTATtcctctctctttctcttattATGGAAAAGGAAGAATTTGATCTGTTGTCCCTGCCACCCCGAAACCACAAGAAGGACCACCTCATCTCTCTCAAGATTTACATCCAGGCCTATCTCTTCACTGGCTTTATGGAAACATGCACTGCTCACGCAATGTTTTTCTTATACTACTGGAAGGAGGCGGGTATACCCATCAGCAGTCTGTTTTTCGCATTTGAGAAATACACGGATGGGTTCTACGGCTACACGCAAGACGAGTTGACTCACTTCAACGCAGTCGGCCAGGGCGTCTACTTTGTAACCTTGGTCATTCTCCAATGGGGCAACATCCTGGCTGTTCGCAATCGTCGTTTGAGTATTCTCCAAGCCGATCCTATTACCGAGAAGAGACGCAACCCCTGGCTCATTCTCAGCATGGTCATTTCGCTGGCTATTGCGATTTTCGTCACCGAAGTTCCAGGCATTCAGAACTTGTTCGGCACAGCGAGCGTTCCCATTCAGTTTTGGTTTATTCCTATCCCCTTGGCTTTGGGTATTCTTTGCATGGACGAGATTAGAAAGTTGATTGTTAGATTGTTCCCCAATGGGCCGGTGGCTAAGATTGCGTGGTAA